CGCGCGGCCGAGGCCTTGGGGGTAGCGACGCGAATGGTGCCTGTTCTAGTCCGTGCGGGATGCCTTCTGGCGGCTTGCGACGAGAGTAACGGTCGTCTCTCCAGGAATGGCGTGGATGAGCGTTCGGTCCAAAGCTTTCGAAGGGACTACGTGATGGCCGGTGCGTTGGCGCGACGCCACGCCACCAACACGCGCACGGTCGGACGCTTGCTTCGCGAAGCCGGCATCGCCCCGGTTGTACGTTCGAACGTGACGCTCGGCATTTCGGCAGTCTGGCGCACGACCGACGTGGCTGGTTTCCGCATCCGAGATGGTTCTCGCCGTAATACAGGCGCTCCCGCCTCCGGAGAGCGCCGGAAAACAGATCGTGGATACCCTGTCTCTGGGCCGGCGTCCTGGCGAGTACCTTGCCGCCGAACCGGTTGATCAACCATGGATCCGTGTCGACGCAGGCTGGCGCCGGCGTCGACCTCAGGCAGGGAGGCGCTTTGCGCCGTCATAGGGATAAATTGGCTGACCGCGGGTGTACGCCAATGTCTTACGTTGAGACGGACCTTCGCATTTCTGGATCGACGAAAACGACAATTTCTCATTTGCTACACGATAGTCTCGCATTTTCATTCAGAAAAAATCCTCTAAGCTACTGATGCAGTTCATTTTCTTTTCGCAATTTTAGGCCGACAGACCAGACAGCGCCAACCGGGAGATGCTTGCCCGACGTTGGCGGGTTCCGGGCAGGAGCGGTCGCGGTGGGGCGTTCGCGCTCCGGACGGTGTCGCGCCTGGAGGTCTGGTCGATATTGCGCAGGCAACGGTCCGAGGCCGCGAAGCCTCAGCTACCGTTGCGAGCCATCCGGGTCGTGACCGTGCCTGCCGCAAGGGCCGGCAGTGGATCCTGAGAGCCGCTCACGACGACGAGGCGCTGGACTTCGCCGCGGAGAAAGGCCTCGAGGAAGCGGTTGTAGTCGCGGAATGAGACGCACCCATTCGAATCGCCGCGCGGGCCGAGCATGTAGGTATGCGCCAGAAGCCCGACGCGGCCGTAGACGGCCTCAGAGCCGCCGACCGGTGTGAGGCGGATGGCGCGAACGCCGTGGAACAGCGCCTCCCGTTCGGTGAGATCGTAGGTCCCGGGCGGCGTCGGACCGCGCATCCGGACATTGACGAGGCGCGGCTCATCCAGTCCTTCGCCGAGGCCGGAATGCGCTTCGAGACGCTCGCCGTTCGGGAGCGTCACGGTTCGGGCGGCGATGTTGTAGACGGCGATGCCGGCCGTCGCGCCGGGCTCCCGGGCCATTGGAAGCGGCGGCGTGATGCGGCGCTGCGGGGCAACGTCGATGGGCTTGCTCTCAAGGGCCGTGTAAGCGAGCGCGGGGGCGCGCTCGATACCGAAGAACTTCTCCAGAAACGAGCGGTCGTCGACCGCAGGCGCAGTCGGTTGGGCAGGCGGCAGCTCCCGCCGCGACATCCGCCGCTCGGCCCGGCGGGCCGTGGCCGCCGCGCCCGGACCGCGGAACTCGGGCGGCCGCGGGATCGGTAGCGGGACCATCATCGCGGAAAGCGGCGGCTCGGCTGGTTGCGCTTCGAACTCACGGCCGGCTTCTGGCTCTCCCTGGACCCCGGCTCGGCTTTCGTCCTCGACAGCGTGGTCAGGCGGGAGTGCGGGCAAGACCGTCTGGGCCCAAGCCCATCGTGACAGGGGGCCGCCGGTGGCCTCGCGCCAAGCGTCGACGGCCGGCACGCCGGGCGCGGTCGTCTCGTGACCGGCGGTGGCAACGTCACGCTCGGCGGGCGATCCAGCAGTCTCCGCTGCGCCGTCGGCACTACGGGCCTCCACCCGCTCCAGTGAGACGAGCGTATCCTGATGGAAATGCCACTGGTTGCTTCCCAGGGCAGCCAAGAGGATGGCACCAGTCAGCACTCCCAAAGGTGCTACGCAGGCGCGCCGCGCGCTCCGGGTGCCACGGCCGTCCAGCGGCACGGAATCGATGGTCATGCGAGTGCCCACGCTCCTGGTCGCAGAGCGGGCGCTCGCCCGACCGTCGCGATCTCCGCGGACAAAGCAGAGACGACACGACGGACGGACAGGCCCCGCCCGGGCCTAAACAGCTGGGCGGGGCAGGCATTTGTGGGGCGGCGCGATGGTCGATCCTGGATCGATCAAGACCATTTTTGGGCGTATTACTGTCGTGCCCGATCTTTCTCGCCGCAATTCGCTGCGAGCGATCTTCAGTCGTTGTCGATCTGGCGTCCGAGCAGAGCGATCGCCTTCTCATAGACCGGCGCCGCGTTCCAGCCTTGAATGGCGGCGAAGTTCGGCTCGCCGGGCTGGTAACCCGCGCCAGCGCGCCACCCATGCGCCTTCAGGAAGTTGGCGGTCGACGAGAGGGCGGCACCGACATTGTTGAGATCGCCCGTGCCGTACGTGAGCACGTTCTTCGGCAGGAACTGCGTGTGGCCGACCTCGCCATGGGCTGCGCCACGGGTATTCGCCGTCAGGAGGCCACGATCGACCAGGGTCAGTGCCGCGTAGAGCTGGTCCGTGAAATATTCGGAGCGCCGGCAATCATAGGCGAGCGTCGCCACTGCCGAGAGGGTGTTCACGTTTCCACGCACGGCGCCGAAGCCGGTCTCCATGCCCCAGA
The sequence above is drawn from the Methylobacterium mesophilicum SR1.6/6 genome and encodes:
- a CDS encoding DUF2778 domain-containing protein, with amino-acid sequence MTIDSVPLDGRGTRSARRACVAPLGVLTGAILLAALGSNQWHFHQDTLVSLERVEARSADGAAETAGSPAERDVATAGHETTAPGVPAVDAWREATGGPLSRWAWAQTVLPALPPDHAVEDESRAGVQGEPEAGREFEAQPAEPPLSAMMVPLPIPRPPEFRGPGAAATARRAERRMSRRELPPAQPTAPAVDDRSFLEKFFGIERAPALAYTALESKPIDVAPQRRITPPLPMAREPGATAGIAVYNIAARTVTLPNGERLEAHSGLGEGLDEPRLVNVRMRGPTPPGTYDLTEREALFHGVRAIRLTPVGGSEAVYGRVGLLAHTYMLGPRGDSNGCVSFRDYNRFLEAFLRGEVQRLVVVSGSQDPLPALAAGTVTTRMARNGS
- a CDS encoding lytic murein transglycosylase, producing the protein MNDFKRRQIFAVAAIAGLAFSAGQVQAAQCGNTAAGFETWKRQFAEEARGRASAASLAALQNTSYSTATISADRGQHSFKLSLEQFLAKRGGPAIVSRGRALKRQNAALFDSIEQRYGVPPGPLLAIWGMETGFGAVRGNVNTLSAVATLAYDCRRSEYFTDQLYAALTLVDRGLLTANTRGAAHGEVGHTQFLPKNVLTYGTGDLNNVGAALSSTANFLKAHGWRAGAGYQPGEPNFAAIQGWNAAPVYEKAIALLGRQIDND